The following are encoded together in the Arthrobacter sp. Y-9 genome:
- a CDS encoding WXG100 family type VII secretion target, whose amino-acid sequence MSVISVDTELLHLQSGRVRSTMERISADIRAMNQGLTALQGSWRGNASASFQSLVTEWVATQNRVEASMSAITSALAQAAAQYRDVELTNAQRFAH is encoded by the coding sequence ATGAGCGTCATCTCCGTCGACACCGAACTTCTCCACCTGCAGTCCGGCCGGGTGCGCAGCACGATGGAACGTATCTCCGCGGACATCAGGGCCATGAACCAGGGATTGACCGCCCTGCAAGGCAGCTGGCGGGGGAACGCCTCCGCCAGCTTCCAGTCCCTCGTCACGGAATGGGTCGCCACCCAGAACCGGGTCGAAGCGTCCATGTCAGCCATCACCTCGGCCCTCGCGCAGGCCGCGGCACAGTACCGGGATGTCGAGCTGACGAACGCGCAGCGCTTCGCTCACTGA